One Planctomycetia bacterium genomic region harbors:
- the carB gene encoding carbamoyl-phosphate synthase large chain: protein MPRRDDLHTILLIGSGPIVIGQACEFDYSGTQACKALREDGYRVVLVNSNPATIMTDPGTADRTYVEPLTWQMLEKVIEAEKPDAVLPTLGGQTALNLALELDRRGILARHGVEMIGAKAEAIRRGEDREIFKETMHKIGLETCRGRIVKSLPEAREVLGEIGLPAVIRPSFTLGGSGSGIAWNREEFDTKVQRGLDLSPVGEVLVEESILGWKEYEMEVMRDADDNAVVICSIENFDPCGVHTGDSITVAPAMTLTDRQYQRMRDASFAVIRAIGVETGGSNIQFAVDPQTGRMIVIEMNPRVSRSSALASKATGFPIAKIAAKLAVGWRLHELPNDITRKTKACFEPSIDYVVVKVPRFAFEKFPEADSRLTTQMKSVGETMAIGRTFKEAFQKALRGLEVGAFGFGSDGKDLWGTPAEPSLDDIKARVSTPDPDRVWYLRYALKAGMTVAELHEATAIDPWFLDELRQLVEIESLLRTVGSLGAVDDGTLRLAKQAGFSDRQLAVLLGSSEFEVRAERKRRGIVATFKVVDTCAAEFEALTPYYYSTWEDEDEVRPKPPGRKRVMILGGGPNRIGQGIEFDYCCCHASYALRELGIESVMVNSNPETVSTDYDTSDMLFFEPLTCEDVLNIADRIEPDGVIVQLGGQTPLNLARALHAAGLPIIGTSVDTIETAEDREKFRDLLDRLGLRQPDSGIARTLEQARREVARIGYPSLVRPSFVLGGRAMEICYDQVQFERYVAEAFAVAQGQPVLIDRFLEDAIEVDVDCIADGRDVIVAGVMEHIEEAGVHSGDSACCIPPHSLSAEMIAEIKQAATGLARSLGVVGLMNVQFAVKRETDADGVSGQSLYVIEVNPRASRTVPFVAKATGMPVAKVAVKVMAGVGLAEQGIEADPVPAHVSVKESVFPFVKFAGVDIALGPEMRSTGEVMGVSDTFAIAFAKSQIAAGIVLPEKGRIFVSVASPQAKQYMVNVARRLVALGFELIATAGTARELAAAGIPVEVVKKLQEGHPNLIDHLIDGRVQLIFNTPRGKGARTDEGRIRAASVLYGVPCITTLPAAEACVRAMEGLRTEPMGVQPIQDRFPAATAAAETAR from the coding sequence ATGCCCCGTCGCGACGACCTGCACACCATCCTCCTCATCGGTTCCGGCCCGATCGTCATCGGCCAGGCCTGCGAGTTCGACTACTCCGGCACCCAGGCCTGCAAGGCCCTGCGCGAGGACGGCTACCGCGTCGTCCTCGTCAACTCGAACCCGGCCACGATCATGACCGATCCGGGCACGGCCGACCGGACGTACGTCGAGCCGCTCACCTGGCAGATGCTGGAGAAGGTGATCGAGGCCGAGAAGCCCGATGCCGTGCTGCCGACGCTCGGCGGGCAGACGGCCCTCAACCTGGCGCTCGAGCTCGACCGGCGCGGGATCCTCGCCAGGCACGGCGTGGAGATGATCGGGGCCAAGGCGGAGGCGATCCGGCGTGGCGAGGATCGGGAGATCTTCAAGGAGACGATGCACAAGATCGGCCTCGAGACCTGCCGGGGCCGGATCGTGAAAAGCCTGCCGGAGGCCCGCGAGGTGCTCGGCGAGATCGGTCTGCCGGCGGTCATCCGCCCCAGCTTCACGCTCGGCGGCTCGGGCTCTGGCATCGCCTGGAACCGCGAGGAGTTCGACACCAAGGTGCAGCGCGGCCTCGACCTCTCGCCGGTGGGTGAGGTGCTGGTCGAGGAGTCGATCCTCGGCTGGAAGGAATACGAGATGGAGGTCATGCGCGACGCCGACGACAACGCCGTCGTGATCTGCTCCATCGAAAACTTCGATCCCTGCGGCGTGCACACCGGCGACTCGATCACCGTCGCCCCGGCGATGACGCTCACCGACCGGCAGTACCAGCGCATGCGGGACGCGAGCTTCGCCGTGATCCGGGCGATCGGCGTCGAGACTGGCGGCTCCAACATCCAGTTCGCCGTCGACCCGCAGACGGGCCGAATGATCGTCATCGAGATGAACCCGCGGGTCAGCCGCTCGTCGGCCCTGGCCAGCAAGGCGACCGGCTTCCCGATCGCCAAGATCGCCGCCAAGCTGGCGGTCGGCTGGCGGCTCCACGAGCTCCCCAACGACATCACTCGGAAGACGAAGGCCTGCTTCGAGCCTTCGATCGACTACGTCGTCGTCAAGGTGCCGCGGTTCGCCTTCGAGAAGTTCCCCGAGGCCGACTCGCGGCTGACCACGCAGATGAAGAGCGTGGGGGAGACGATGGCCATCGGCCGGACGTTCAAGGAGGCCTTCCAGAAGGCGCTCCGCGGCCTGGAGGTGGGAGCCTTCGGCTTCGGCTCCGACGGCAAGGACCTGTGGGGCACGCCCGCCGAGCCGTCGCTCGACGACATCAAGGCCCGCGTCTCCACCCCCGACCCCGACCGGGTCTGGTACCTGCGGTACGCGCTCAAGGCGGGGATGACGGTCGCGGAGCTGCACGAGGCGACCGCGATCGATCCCTGGTTTCTCGACGAGCTGCGGCAGCTCGTCGAGATCGAGAGCCTGCTGCGAACGGTCGGGTCGCTGGGGGCGGTCGATGACGGCACGCTGCGGCTCGCCAAGCAGGCCGGCTTCTCCGACCGGCAGCTGGCCGTGCTCCTCGGGTCGAGTGAGTTCGAGGTCCGGGCGGAACGGAAGCGGCGCGGGATCGTGGCCACCTTCAAGGTGGTCGACACCTGCGCCGCCGAGTTCGAGGCCCTCACTCCTTACTATTACTCGACCTGGGAGGACGAGGACGAGGTCCGCCCCAAGCCGCCGGGGCGGAAGCGGGTCATGATCCTCGGCGGCGGACCGAATCGGATCGGGCAGGGGATCGAGTTCGACTACTGCTGCTGCCATGCCAGCTACGCGCTCCGCGAGCTGGGCATCGAGAGCGTGATGGTCAACTCCAACCCGGAGACCGTGAGCACCGACTACGACACCAGCGACATGCTGTTCTTCGAGCCGCTGACCTGCGAGGACGTGCTCAACATCGCCGACCGCATCGAGCCCGACGGCGTCATCGTCCAGCTCGGCGGCCAGACGCCGCTGAACCTGGCCCGGGCCCTGCATGCAGCCGGCCTGCCGATCATCGGCACGAGCGTCGACACGATCGAGACCGCCGAGGACCGGGAGAAGTTCCGCGACCTGCTCGACCGGCTCGGGCTCAGGCAGCCCGACAGCGGCATCGCCCGGACGCTGGAGCAAGCCCGGCGCGAGGTGGCCCGGATCGGCTACCCGAGCCTGGTGCGGCCAAGCTTCGTGCTCGGCGGGCGGGCGATGGAGATCTGCTACGACCAGGTGCAGTTCGAGCGGTACGTGGCCGAGGCCTTCGCCGTGGCCCAGGGGCAGCCGGTGCTCATCGACCGGTTCCTCGAGGACGCCATCGAGGTCGACGTCGACTGCATCGCCGACGGCCGGGACGTGATCGTGGCCGGCGTCATGGAGCACATCGAGGAGGCGGGCGTGCACTCCGGCGACTCGGCCTGCTGCATCCCCCCCCACAGCCTGTCGGCGGAGATGATCGCCGAGATCAAGCAGGCGGCGACCGGCCTGGCCCGGAGCCTGGGCGTGGTCGGCCTGATGAACGTGCAGTTCGCCGTCAAGAGGGAGACCGACGCCGACGGCGTAAGCGGCCAGTCGCTGTACGTGATCGAGGTCAACCCGCGGGCCAGCCGCACCGTGCCCTTCGTCGCCAAGGCGACGGGCATGCCGGTGGCGAAGGTGGCGGTGAAGGTGATGGCGGGGGTGGGCCTGGCGGAGCAGGGCATCGAGGCGGACCCCGTCCCGGCCCATGTGAGCGTCAAGGAGAGCGTGTTCCCGTTCGTGAAGTTCGCCGGCGTCGATATCGCGTTGGGGCCGGAGATGCGCAGCACAGGCGAGGTGATGGGGGTCAGCGACACGTTCGCGATCGCCTTCGCCAAGAGCCAGATCGCCGCCGGGATCGTGCTCCCCGAGAAGGGACGGATCTTCGTCTCGGTGGCCAGCCCGCAGGCCAAGCAGTACATGGTGAACGTGGCCCGGCGGCTGGTGGCGCTGGGCTTCGAGCTGATCGCGACCGCCGGCACGGCGCGGGAGCTCGCCGCGGCGGGGATTCCCGTCGAGGTGGTGAAGAAGCTCCAGGAGGGGCATCCGAACCTCATCGACCACCTCATCGACGGCCGCGTGCAGCTGATCTTCAACACGCCCCGTGGCAAGGGAGCGCGGACCGACGAGGGGCGGATTCGGGCGGCGAGCGTGCTCTATGGCGTGCCCTGCATCACGACGCTGCCGGCCGCCGAGGCCTGCGTCCGCGCCATGGAGGGGCTGCGGACGGAGCCGATGGGGGTGCAGCCGATCCAGGACCGGTTTCCAGCCGCCACCGCCGCGGCCGAGACCGCCCGCTGA
- the ahpD gene encoding alkyl hydroperoxide reductase AhpD: MSFATPALDALRDTLPDDLKDIRLNVGAVLGGETLAPAQALGVALAAARFLRHRPLAEAIESDARAALGEAAGPVLADAVAAAGLMAMNTVYYRFRHMVGKESYSARPPRLRMARIAQPATSKIDFELMSLGCAALAGCEACIKNHEASLVHLGAGEEACHDAVRIAAVMSAVAGGLG, translated from the coding sequence ATGTCGTTCGCCACCCCCGCCCTCGACGCCCTGCGCGACACCCTGCCCGACGATCTCAAGGACATCCGGCTCAACGTCGGCGCCGTGCTCGGCGGCGAGACGCTCGCGCCGGCCCAGGCGCTGGGCGTGGCCCTGGCGGCGGCCCGGTTTCTTCGCCACCGGCCGCTCGCCGAGGCGATCGAGTCCGATGCCCGGGCGGCCCTGGGGGAGGCGGCCGGGCCGGTGCTGGCGGACGCCGTCGCGGCCGCGGGCCTGATGGCGATGAACACCGTCTACTACCGGTTTCGGCACATGGTTGGCAAGGAGTCGTACTCCGCCCGGCCGCCGCGGCTGCGGATGGCCCGCATCGCCCAGCCGGCAACGAGCAAAATCGATTTCGAGCTCATGAGCCTCGGCTGCGCGGCGCTGGCCGGCTGCGAGGCCTGCATCAAGAACCACGAAGCGAGCCTCGTCCATCTCGGGGCCGGTGAGGAGGCTTGCCACGACGCGGTGCGGATCGCGGCGGTGATGAGCGCCGTCGCCGGCGGCCTCGGCTGA